One Echeneis naucrates chromosome 16, fEcheNa1.1, whole genome shotgun sequence genomic window, CAACATGACTGTTGAACATAATGGACAATAAGTGAAGACAGTTCTCTAACTCTACTCCTAAATACCATCAAAATAATTATTGAATCAATTGCTATTGGTGCTTCCCAGAGGATAGGTTCTACAGATCTGTTATCTCTGGTGTcccaattttgtttttcaactaCTATTGAATAGACTGAACTCATGCCCTGTCAAGGTAAAGGATTTTGTCTATGAGCTTTTTTTGACTACACGTGATCTGGTGCCGCTAAGAGCCTGGTCTAAATCATAAATTTAAAGAATGCTGTGAAAATGATGTTAAAAGACTAAGCGCATACACTCGTTGAGATCATCTGGACTTGTCTTACTTCGCCTTTGAAGTTCGAGGTTACGTCTCATCGTCTGCAGATAGACAAGACTCGGTGTGTATATCATAGGTTAACTGCTGCATGTGTCGGTGAGGGACAGCTGGACCTGGTTCACTCGTGAATTAGAATGTCAGGACCTGCAAATCTGGACACGGAGAAGTCGACTTCAAGAAGCCTTTAGGGTGCACTGTACTAAATCATGGGACAAAACTCACCCATCTCATAGTCTGTATCTCTTTTCCTGCTTAGCCCTGTTCCCAACTAAAGGCCGTACAAAAAAAGATGGGGCCAATGTGGTGAACCCCACTTTTCACAACTCTTTTGGTGATGTCCATCTTCTATTTGAGGTGAGGCGCCTTCATCGTTAAATACAGAGGCTTCTTATGTGTTCACTCTTGacaattgtcttttttttgttttactgaataGATCCTACTGACCGGTGTTCACTTTGATGCCAGTGGACAGTTTTTAGTAAGCGATGCTGAGCTAGCTTCCCTCCGCAAGACACAAAAACTGGAGGTCATCTGCGAGGAGGTCATTCCCCGGGAGCTACCAGACATTTTCAGGCTCATCTCTGGCCTCTCAAATCACAGTGGTCACCTTCATCAGGATGATTTTGAGCGTGCTTTGCTGACCTTGGTGTACGTTTCCCAGCAGATGGTCAATGCCACATCTGGGCACCAGCGGGATGCTTGGGCAGAGTCTTTTGTCAGCTTGTACAAAACCATTAAGCAGGATCTGACAGGGACAGACTGAGTGGACAAGTGTACTGCTGCGTAGTTAAAtagtttattatatattaaagGGATACAGGGGAGTATTAATCCATTGAGATAAGTGAAGAAAAATCATCTCATATGACGATGGCTATCCATGAGGAGCCTGAGAGAAAAGTCCAGTAAGGAAATGCTGCCACAAATAAAGTGCACGAACTGATACTGAAATGATTTTGAAACTTTTGACCGTTACAAAAGCAAAAGTTGATTCAAACATGAGGTACTATATGAACTACACATTAGAACTAGGTGTTGAATACTGAATCGTTGGTTTACTTACATTCACTTGTCTCCCAATGTTTATCTCCATGGCTACAGCATGATCACGCTTAAAGACTCTTATGGACAGAGATACCCAAGAAAAAATTGAGGTTGTTgatgtgttttgctgttgtgaaTGCAAATTACAGCACCAAAAAGtctttgagatttttttttttttttt contains:
- the LOC115056149 gene encoding protein FAM180A-like; protein product: MFREDWSGEFGTADKRCSEPATMLPWRMVIVGLFYCYIKIGVTYCQTKALFPTKGRTKKDGANVVNPTFHNSFGDVHLLFEILLTGVHFDASGQFLVSDAELASLRKTQKLEVICEEVIPRELPDIFRLISGLSNHSGHLHQDDFERALLTLVYVSQQMVNATSGHQRDAWAESFVSLYKTIKQDLTGTD